The DNA region AGTTATTATTATTTCAGGTAAACCCTCGGCTCTATTAAATGAAATAAATTGTGCTGCGGCAACTATGAACCTGTTAATAGCCGCTGAAAGTCTGGACATAGGCAGCTGTTGGAATGGGATTGCTGGAATTCTGTTCCACCAAGAGCCTAAAAAATACGCTTCTTTATTTAAATTACCTGATGGTTATCAGCCACATTATGCTATCGCATTAGGCTATAAAGACATGCAACCAATTAATGCCCCAATCCAAAAGAATATTATGGTTAATTACTTTAATTAGCTACTTTTGTTTAATTAGAGATTGCATAAGTTTTTAGAAAAATATACAATACTCTATATAGGGAAATTATTTTAAAATTAAGGAGGCTGTCTAATGAAAAAACTCGTAGCATTATTAACACTCTTAACTTTGGCACTCTTCGTATTTGGTTGTGGTGGTGAGAAAAAAACAGCACCTTCACAAAAACTGACTATTTATTCGGGATTAATGGAAGACCACATGATTAAATCTATTAAAGAATTCGAAAAAGAAACAGGTATAAAAGTTGAAGCAATTCGCATGAGTTCCGGCGAAATTTTGGGACGCTTAAACGCCGAAAAAGCTGCTCCAAAAGCTTCTGTTTGGTTTGGTGGTCCTGCTGATGGTTTTATTCAAGCTAAGGAAATGGGCTTACTACAAGCCTATAACCCAGATACTGCCAAGTTAATCCCAGATAAATACAAGGATAAAGATGGTTATTGGTATGGTATTTATATCGGCTACCTCGGTTTCGCCTCTAACAAGGCTCTTTTAGCTGAAAAGGGAATTAATGCACCTAAAAGTTGGCAAGATTTGTTAGATCCAAAACTTAAGGGACAAGTTGTTATGGCTGATCCTGGTTCTTCTGGAACTGCATACACCATGCTAGCTTCAATCATTCAAGAAATGGGGGAAACTAAAGGCCTTGAGTACATGAAGCAACTTAATGGGCAAATTAAAACTTATACTAAGTCTGGCACTGCACCTGGGCGAATGGCTGGACAAGGTGAATGTACTGTAGGTATAACTTTTTTACATGATGCTATAAAATATCGCCAAGAAGGAATGAAAGATATCATCTTAACAGCTCCAGTTGAAGGTACTGGTTATGAAATCGGTGCTGTAGCAATGGTTAAAGGTGCCCCAGATAGTGAAGCGGCTAAGAAATTCATTGCTTGGGTTCTTACTAAAAAAGCTCAAGAAATCGGACAAAAAGCTGGTTCCTATCAATTTTTGACAAACCCTGAAGCAGCAGCACCTGAACAGGCTGCTGAAATAAAAAACACTAAACTAATTAACTACGATTTAAAATGGGCTGGTGAAAATCGTAGCAAACTAGTAGAAAAATGGAGTAATGCAGTAAAAAAACAATAGCAAGCATAGACAATAATTTCCCTAACAGTTATCTAAAAAGTTAAAAAGGACTAACTAAAAAATAAGTTAGTCCTTTTTTATAGGAAATTTGCATAAATGAGGTTAAGATAATGCAGCAAACTATTATAGAAAGCAAAAAAATTTTTCGCGATAAAATTTTATTGTTTTGGTTATCGGTAGTAATTATTTCTCTAGTAATTTTTATTATTTGGCCATTATTTGAAGTTTTAAAAGAAGGATTCACAACTTTCGACGGTGCTTTAACGCTACAATATTATAATGAAGTATTTACAACCACTGACAATTTAGAAGTTCTTTTTAATACTATTTTTCTAGGAGTATTTGTTGCTATAATTTCCACTGCAATAGGTTTTTTATTTGCCTATGCAGATGCATTCGTCGATATGAAAGGGAAAAAAATTTTTAACATTTTAGCTATATTACCAATCATTTCACCACCTTTTGCTCTAGCAATGTCCTTTATTATGCTTTTTGGTCAAAGAGGGTTTGTAACTCACACTCTTTTAGGCATTGCGGATGCAAATGTCTATGGATTTTGGGGTTTGTCGATTGTTCAAATTCTTACATATTTTCCCGTAGCTTACTTGGTTTTAGCTGGCCTAATGCGACAAATTGATCCCTCTTATGAGGAAGCGGCTCGTAATTTAGGCGCTAGCAGCTGGGCAACTTTTAAAAAAGTTATTTTCCCATTATTATTACCTGGCGTTGCAAATAGTTTTCTTTTGGTATTTATACAAAGCGTGGCTGATTTTGGCAATGCAATGGTAATTGGTGGCAATTTTACTACTTTAGCCGTAAAAACATATCTACAAGCTATGGGTAATTACAATATTAAAGGCGGTACAGCCTTGGCAAGTGTTTTATTAAGCATTTCTGTTTTAATGTTTGTTTTACAAAAATATTGGTTAAGTGGGCGTTCTTACGTCACTGTCACAGGCAAGCCCTCAAGAATTCGCACTTTAAATCGCGATGCACTTATTGTTAATTTAGTTACTAGCCCGTGCCTATTAATTAGCCTGTTTATTTTTATTTTATATGCTTTGATTCCACTCGGTTCTCTAGTTAATCTTTGGGGTATTGACTATACTTTTACACTAAAACACTATGAGTATGTTTTTGATCTAGGACTAAAACCTATTTTTGACACAACATTATTATCGCTAATCGCTATGCCTATAACTGGGTTATTAGGGATGATTATAGCTTTCTTAATCGTCCGTAAACGCTTTTTAGGGCGCTCGTGGGTAGAGTTTATTTCACTTCTTTCCATGGCTATTCCTGGGACAGTAATTGGCATGGGTTATGTATTGGCTTATAACAAGCCCCCCCTAGTTTTAACTGGAACTTATATTATTATTGTTCTTTCTTTTGTGTTTAGAAGTATGCCAGTTGGTATTCGTGCCGGCATGGCCTCACTTGAACAAATTGATCCAGCTATTGAAGAAGCTGCTCAAGATTTAGGTGCCAACACATATAAAGTTTTTACATTAATTACCATTCCAATTATTAAAGCTGCTTTTTTTAGCGGTTTAATTTATAGCTTTGTACGTTCAATGACGGCTGTAAGCGCAGTAATTTTTTTAGTTTCCGCTAGCTATCAACTATTAACGGTTTCTATCATGTCTCAAGTTGATGTAGGAAGAATTGGTGTGGCTGCCGCCTATTCAACTTTATTAATTATAATTGTTCTATTAGTCACAGGAGCATTAAAATTTTTCTTAGGAAAAATGGGTATAAACACTTCAGAAATTAATGGATAGTGAGGATTAATATGATTACTTCAAAAAAAGTTACGATAAATGGATTGACTAAAATATATTCGCAAACTAATAAACACCATGTTATTGCTGTTAATAATGTTGATTTAGCTATTGAACCCGGTGAATTTATTACTTTATTAGGACCTTCTGGTTGCGGCAAAACAACTGTTTTGCGAATGATTGCTGGTTTTGAAATTCCTAATTCAGGTACAATTGCGATTGGCGAGGAAGTTGTTAATAATTTAACCCCAGATAAACGTGACACAGCTATGGTTTTCCAGAGCTACGCTCTTTTTCCACACTTAAATGTTTTTGACAACGTAGCTTTTGGTTTACAACTCAGAAAACTACCTAAAAATCAAATTGAAGATAAAGTTTTAGCTATTTTAAAATTAGTTGGTCTAGAAAATATGCATCAACGTGCAGCAAATCAACTTTCTGGTGGACAACAACAAAGGGTAGCTTTAGCTAGAGCTTTAGTTATGGAACCCGCTGTGCTTTTATTTGATGAACCGCTTTCAAATCTAGATGCTAAATTACGTGTCTATATGCGCTACGAAATCAGAAGAATCCAGCAAAAACTCGGCATCACAACAATTTACGTTACTCATGATCAAAGTGAAGCAATGAGCATGAGTGATAGAATTGTAGTAATGAACAAAGGGGAAATAGAACAAATTGGTATCCCTCAAGAAATATATCGCAAACCTAGTAGTGCATTTGTTGCTGATTTCATTGGAATTGCTAATATTTTGCCCGTGAAATTGTTGGAAAGCACCACAACTACACAAAAAATTATTCTACTAGACACTGAATTGCTGATTCCCTACAATCCTCAACTCGATATGCAAGCTCCAAAAATAGTTTTGCGTCCTGAAGCCATAACGCTAGTTAAATCCAATAATGAAAAAGCTATATTAACTGCTGAAGTAATTAGTTCTGTTTTTATGGGAGACAACCAAGAATATCTTTTAAAAATATCTGATCAAAAACTTCAAGTAATCCAAAGTGATCCTGAGCCAGAGAAAATATTTTCTGCTGGCGAACTTGTAGGTTTATATTTTTCTTTAGATAAATTACACTTTATTGATAAATAACTTTTTAAAACAGGAAATTCTCATAAAAAAAAGAAGCCACCCCTAAGAAGTTCTAAATTAGAATTTCACAGGGGTGGTTTCTTTTTTTCGAATTGGACTTTTATTAAAACTCTTTTAATAATTCTAAGCAATCAGCCATTGCTAGATGTTCAATGCTACTAATTTTATTGTTATCCTCAAGGCCTACAGCCTTTTCATAATTAGTTTTGCTTATATCTTGATATATTAGACCTGTTATTAACCCCCTGTTTTCAGCAACAGCCTGAAACGCCTGTAAGCGATTATGAGAATCATAATTTAGTAAACTACTTATTGGGATTATATTTTCTTTATACCATTCATAAGTATTAACTTTATTAAAGGTAACACAGGGTGTTAAAACGTTTATAAAGGAAAAGCCTTTATGCGCAATTGCTTGCTTAATTAAATCAACCAACTCTGCTCCTTGAGCCGCAAAAGCTTGTCCAACAAAGGTAGCTCCCGCTGCTAAAACCATTTCTAAGGCTGGCAATGGATTTTCCACATTACCTTTTGGGGTAGTTTTAGTTTTAAATCCCAAATCACTACGGGGCGAAGTCTGGCCTTTAGTAAGGCCATAAACATGATTATCCATTAAAATATACGTCATGTTTATATTGCGTTTTATAGCATGTAATGCATGACCTAGGCCAATTGCAAAACCATCGCCATCTCCACCACAAGCAATTACTTCCAACTCTGGATTAGCTAACTTAACGCCTTGGGCAAAAGGCAAAGCCCGTCCATGTGTAGTATGCACCCCATAAGCATAAATATAACCCGAGATTCTGCCTGCGCAACCAATTCCAGATATTATGGCCACATCTTGAGGTTTAAAATTTAATTGCTGTAAAGCTTGTTGCAATGAATTATGTGTTCCGTAATGTCCACAGCCTGGACACCAATTAGGCTTTACATTATTTTTAAAAGGATTAGTTGTCATTTGCCAACACCTCCATACATTTAGTTTTTAAAACCTGTGGTGTAATTATATCTCCATCATATTGTAAAATCGATTTAATTTCTGGACAATTTTCTACATTGCCTCTTATTAAATGTTTTAACTGTCCTGTTGCATTATGCTCTAAGACAACAATTTTTTTAGCACCTTTAAAGCATTCACTTACTTTTTGAACTGGGAAAGGTGCTAGCAAGCGTATTTGCATATGTCTTGTCGTTATCCCAACTTCTGCCAATAGTTTTTCGGTTTCTTTGATGCAAGCCAAGGTTGCGCCAACGCCTATAATAAGTAAATCTACATCTTCTCCCATAGATTCATTAGTTGCTTTCGAATACACTTGCAAAAAATTTTCCAACTTTTTTAAACGCTTTTCGGATTGAGCTACACGCATTGTTTTGTTTTCAGAAGGTTTACCATATATATCGTGCTCTAAACCAGTAGTTAAATACACACCGTTTTTTGTTCCCGGCAAAACTCTTGGAGATACTCCTGTCGTAGTTTCTATATTATATCTAGGGAAATAATTAGGCGCTGAAAGTTCTGGCAATTTATCTGCAAGCAATTTGCCCCTTTCTATTTTTAAATTTTCTATATCGATATTATTAATAGTTTGCTTAGCTAATGATAATTGTAAATCAGTTAATACAATAACGGGGCATTGATATTGTTCCGCTAAGTTAAACGCTTCAAATGAATCATAAAACGACTCTTCAATCGAGCTAGGGGCAATAACAATTTTAGCAGTATCCCCATGTGTATTGTATAGTGCTGCTAATATATCAGACTGTTCATGTTTAGTCGGTAAACCAGTACTCGGACCACCTCTTTGCGTATTATACACCACGAGAGGCGTTTCAGTCATGCAAGCTAAACCAATTGCTTCTGCCATTAAGGATAGACCTGGTCCAGATGTAGCGGTTAAAGCTCTTGCTCCAGCATAAGCTGCGCCTATTGCCATCGTACAGGCCGCTATTTCATCTTCTGTCTGAACTACGATTCCTCCATAAGCGGGTAATTTTTTAACTAAATATTCCATTATTTCCGAAGACGGTGTTATTGGATAGGCAGCCATAAATCTTGCGCCTGCAACTAACGCACCCAAAGCTAAAACTTCATTTCCTAAAACAAATAATTTATTTATTCTAGATTCACAAA from Succinispira mobilis DSM 6222 includes:
- a CDS encoding ABC transporter permease — encoded protein: MQQTIIESKKIFRDKILLFWLSVVIISLVIFIIWPLFEVLKEGFTTFDGALTLQYYNEVFTTTDNLEVLFNTIFLGVFVAIISTAIGFLFAYADAFVDMKGKKIFNILAILPIISPPFALAMSFIMLFGQRGFVTHTLLGIADANVYGFWGLSIVQILTYFPVAYLVLAGLMRQIDPSYEEAARNLGASSWATFKKVIFPLLLPGVANSFLLVFIQSVADFGNAMVIGGNFTTLAVKTYLQAMGNYNIKGGTALASVLLSISVLMFVLQKYWLSGRSYVTVTGKPSRIRTLNRDALIVNLVTSPCLLISLFIFILYALIPLGSLVNLWGIDYTFTLKHYEYVFDLGLKPIFDTTLLSLIAMPITGLLGMIIAFLIVRKRFLGRSWVEFISLLSMAIPGTVIGMGYVLAYNKPPLVLTGTYIIIVLSFVFRSMPVGIRAGMASLEQIDPAIEEAAQDLGANTYKVFTLITIPIIKAAFFSGLIYSFVRSMTAVSAVIFLVSASYQLLTVSIMSQVDVGRIGVAAAYSTLLIIIVLLVTGALKFFLGKMGINTSEING
- a CDS encoding nitroreductase family protein, yielding MNETLKTIARRRSIRKFKAQQIPQELISEILKAAMLAPSAHNEQSWFFTVMQNRELIKELNQASKNAAKNFHIDDIRKIAEHPTLDIFYGAPTVIIISGKPSALLNEINCAAATMNLLIAAESLDIGSCWNGIAGILFHQEPKKYASLFKLPDGYQPHYAIALGYKDMQPINAPIQKNIMVNYFN
- a CDS encoding 2-oxoacid:ferredoxin oxidoreductase subunit beta is translated as MTTNPFKNNVKPNWCPGCGHYGTHNSLQQALQQLNFKPQDVAIISGIGCAGRISGYIYAYGVHTTHGRALPFAQGVKLANPELEVIACGGDGDGFAIGLGHALHAIKRNINMTYILMDNHVYGLTKGQTSPRSDLGFKTKTTPKGNVENPLPALEMVLAAGATFVGQAFAAQGAELVDLIKQAIAHKGFSFINVLTPCVTFNKVNTYEWYKENIIPISSLLNYDSHNRLQAFQAVAENRGLITGLIYQDISKTNYEKAVGLEDNNKISSIEHLAMADCLELLKEF
- a CDS encoding 2-oxoacid:acceptor oxidoreductase subunit alpha; amino-acid sequence: MQELSWRIGGEQGEGIESSGDLWSKVLNSQGYYLYAFRAFSSRIKGGHTHYSLRIANEDVGTLNNKLDFLIAFDKDSLELSKNELHSNSLILVESKISIENLEATVVQIPFTELLQAKNLIKQKGVFALGCSAALLQISLEIITESIEKEFLTKGQEVIEKNLTALKLGYDYIFANYSKLIGQANLPICESRINKLFVLGNEVLALGALVAGARFMAAYPITPSSEIMEYLVKKLPAYGGIVVQTEDEIAACTMAIGAAYAGARALTATSGPGLSLMAEAIGLACMTETPLVVYNTQRGGPSTGLPTKHEQSDILAALYNTHGDTAKIVIAPSSIEESFYDSFEAFNLAEQYQCPVIVLTDLQLSLAKQTINNIDIENLKIERGKLLADKLPELSAPNYFPRYNIETTTGVSPRVLPGTKNGVYLTTGLEHDIYGKPSENKTMRVAQSEKRLKKLENFLQVYSKATNESMGEDVDLLIIGVGATLACIKETEKLLAEVGITTRHMQIRLLAPFPVQKVSECFKGAKKIVVLEHNATGQLKHLIRGNVENCPEIKSILQYDGDIITPQVLKTKCMEVLANDN
- a CDS encoding ABC transporter ATP-binding protein; amino-acid sequence: MITSKKVTINGLTKIYSQTNKHHVIAVNNVDLAIEPGEFITLLGPSGCGKTTVLRMIAGFEIPNSGTIAIGEEVVNNLTPDKRDTAMVFQSYALFPHLNVFDNVAFGLQLRKLPKNQIEDKVLAILKLVGLENMHQRAANQLSGGQQQRVALARALVMEPAVLLFDEPLSNLDAKLRVYMRYEIRRIQQKLGITTIYVTHDQSEAMSMSDRIVVMNKGEIEQIGIPQEIYRKPSSAFVADFIGIANILPVKLLESTTTTQKIILLDTELLIPYNPQLDMQAPKIVLRPEAITLVKSNNEKAILTAEVISSVFMGDNQEYLLKISDQKLQVIQSDPEPEKIFSAGELVGLYFSLDKLHFIDK
- a CDS encoding ABC transporter substrate-binding protein; translation: MKKLVALLTLLTLALFVFGCGGEKKTAPSQKLTIYSGLMEDHMIKSIKEFEKETGIKVEAIRMSSGEILGRLNAEKAAPKASVWFGGPADGFIQAKEMGLLQAYNPDTAKLIPDKYKDKDGYWYGIYIGYLGFASNKALLAEKGINAPKSWQDLLDPKLKGQVVMADPGSSGTAYTMLASIIQEMGETKGLEYMKQLNGQIKTYTKSGTAPGRMAGQGECTVGITFLHDAIKYRQEGMKDIILTAPVEGTGYEIGAVAMVKGAPDSEAAKKFIAWVLTKKAQEIGQKAGSYQFLTNPEAAAPEQAAEIKNTKLINYDLKWAGENRSKLVEKWSNAVKKQ